The nucleotide window GTAAATCCATTGCATCCTGTCCTGCGAAGTACTGACCGAAGTCCACCCCGTCAATATCCCGTATCTGTCGTGTTGGATAGAGGTACTGCGGACTGCAGAGATAGCTGACTGACTGCGGGGAGATCATCAGCCGGCGGCCATCGGCATTGATGGTCGCATTCCAGATAAGCATCGGTATCAATGCTTTATGCTCTGGTTCCCTATAATCTTTCAGGGTTTTGTTCAATATATAGTCGGTGTTCTGGTTCAGCTGCATTTCAAAGGCATACCCTCTGTCCTTCGCATAGCGGTGGCCATCTAACTGAAAAGTGCGCCATGGGGTGATAAAGTCATTCACCGCCATAGTACTGAAAACCGGGTTCAGCAGGTCTCTTGATACTCTATCTATATAAATGCTGTCGGTAAGCCGTACCGGCTTGCCCATGAGCTGCTCTAAGTACAGCTCCCGGAAATAACTGGCCCCAAGCATACCGCCGGAAGCGCCTGTCATCAGTACCGTGTGTTTCATCAAATCACCACCCAGCAGACTATCCAGGCGCTGCAGTACATGCAGTGACCAGGTGGCCGAACGGCTGCCTCCCCCACTGAAATTCATTACAATCAACCGCGGTTTTTTGTCAACAGGAAACCGCCCCCTCCATCTATGCAGAATTTCCAGCGTCTTCAATCTGTCTGCTTCATATCGCTCGCGGGTAAAGAAATGCTGCAAAGCCTCCAGGCTGTAATCCGGCCGGGCTTTCTTCTGTTGATAATCAAGTCCGTATGCTTTATTTCGGTTATCGATCCAGTTGTGTTCCACCATCCAGTTCAGCCCCAGCATCAACACCAGCACCACTGGTATAGACCAGGTTTGCAGCAGATAAGAGTATGCGCCCGCCACGCCTATCAGGAAAGCAAAAAATATAAGGACACTGGCTCCGGCCGGAATCCTGAACACCTCATAGTCCATCATATAAGCCAGTATCACCAGAAAAATAAGGGCACAGCCCACGGTGATCATGGCAGCAAAATGGTGTTGTTTGAGGATGCTGTCGAGGTAGTGTTTGTTGTAGTGATCAACATTCCTGGCTCTTCGTATTCGCCAGGGCGTTGAGAAATAGTTGTGTACCGGCAGCGCGTTTTCGTCTGGTTCCTGGGTGGGTTTGAGGATCACCCGCAGAAAATTGCGGGGATTACCGAAACGTTTTTCCAACCGCCGGCCAATGTTTTTATCTGCATTAAAAAAGTAAAAGAAGCAGAAGAAAACAATAAAGAGAGCGCCGCATATAAACCCTTCTCCCAGCAGTAAAATTTCCGGAATAGTGCTCAGTTGCTCGTAACGCTGGTATTCCCAGCCCCTGTAAAGCAGACAAATAGAAAAAGCCAGCGGTATGAGAGAGTTGTTGAGGCAGTACCGGAAAAAAGGCTGTGAGGTAGTGGCCAGGAACTTAAACCGGCCGGTATGCAGGATGAAGGTGGTAATCTGCCAGCTCATAATAAACATGCCGGTAGCCAGTCCGAGAATGGCGGTACTGTAAAAGTTCACCTTCCCGAGGTATTCCGGTGCCAGAAAGAGGGCATCTCCCCCAAAAACCTTGGCAAAACCACCGTTTATCGTACCGAAAAGGATAACCCAAAAGATGAGCAACACCTGATATTTCCTGAAATGCAGCAGGAGCAGCTGGACAGGGAAAGAATAGTACGTTTTTATTAGCAATAGCTTCACCTTCATCAGACGATTATTACCAATAAACCTACGTAAAAAATTACGAATTGCGAATTACGAATTACGGGCCTGAAATGAAGATCATCTTCACTCCAGGCCCGTAATCTGTATTTTGTTTTTATGTTATTGTCTTGCTCTGCTTAGATACAGCGTCCATACCAGCGACAGGAGCAGCAGCATACCCACGCACTGATGCAGGATTCCGTAGGTAATCGGTATTTTAACCTGGCTGTTCAACAGGGTGAGCACCCCTAATAACACCTGTAATAACACCAGCAGCAGCGGCAGGTAACGAATACCATGCAGCAGGCTATTGCCAGGTATTTGCGCGGATTTCCACCACCAGATGGCAATCAGAATGGTGATCAGATAAGCCAGACCGCGGTGTATAAACTGAATAGTAATGGTATTATGAACAATATCAGTAAAAAATCCGCCCTGGGCAAACATCCCTGCGGGCACCCAGGCCCCGTTAATATCCGGCCAGGTATTGGCCACCAGGGCAGCATGCAGACCAGCCATAAAGGCACCGTATATCAGCTGTACTGTTACCAGTACCAGCAACCATATATTCAAACGTTTCAGGGAAGGCACTTTCAGCACCTCAGCAGACGGGATGCTTATCTTAAGGGCAAACCAGAACAGGTAACACAAGAGCACCAGCGCTGACATAAAGTGTATTGCCAGGCGGATATGGCTAACATACAGATTTTCATCATTCAGGCCGCTCTTTACCATAATCCAGCCAATAGCGCCCTGAAGACCACCCAGCACAAAAAGCACAATCAAAGGATTGATCATACTTCTGTCGATTTTCTTCTTAATAATGAAATAAATAAACGGAATTATAAATACAAACCCGATCAGTCGTGCCCAGTCACGGTGCAGCCATTCCCAGAAATAGATAAACTTAAAATCTGATAAGGTGAAATGGTTGTTGATATATTTATATTGTGCAATCTGCTTATATCCATCAAAGGCTTTTTCCCAGGCCGCTTCATTCATTGGCGGGAACGCACCCAATAAAGGTTGCCACTCTGTAATCGACAGGCCGGAACCGGTTAAACGGGTCAGTCCTCCCAATAAGACCTGAATCACCAACATGCCCACTCCTATATAAAGCCAGATGGCTACCGCGCGGTTATTCTTTATATTAGCTGTTTCCATAAACGCTGCAAAAATAGTGAATTACCGCTCCCGAAATACTCACATTCTTTTAACAATCGCGTAATATTCTGTTAACGCTGACATCGGAGCTTTGCATTGAAAATTAACAAAGGCACCATTGTATTAGCTAATACCGCCCAGATTTAAAAAAGCAAAAAGACAACATTAAAAAAAGATAATGTCATGAAACACTTATGTTTTGTTTTAGTACCCAAAGTAACGATGTTAGTATTAGCCGCTATCCTCATTCCCTTCATAACCATGCATGCGCAGGACAAATCATTTGCTTACAACAACAGATTCGTCGCTGAGCAGCCTTCATCCGAAGCCCCCAGAAAGGAACTGGAAGTGGAAATCTCCCAACCGGTAAAAGAATCTCTGAACTTTACCCTGGCTGTCACTAATCCTGACAACGAGAAGCTGACACTTTATATTAAAGATAGCTTTAACAACACCCTTCACCGGGAAGTATTACCTGCAACTGTTAGATTCGAAGCACGCTACAACCTCCAGTCTCTGGAAGATGGCCAGTACATCTTCGAAATCAGAAATGGTAAAAACAAAGTAGCAGAAAAATCCATTGGCATCAAAACGCAAACAATGGTCAACAGACTTGTTTCTGTAGAAAAATAATTTTGACCTGATTACTTTCTGATTTGGTTAATTGGTTATTTAAAAAAGCGGCGGAGATCATGAGTATGATCTCCGCCGCTTTTTTATATCATATCATGTCCATCACTTACATCATATCCATCACAGTTACAGTTGCATGGCTTCATATACTACGTCCATCATTTTGCCCCTGGTATTGAGGGTGGACAGTTTAGTGTTGGAACCACCATCAGGATAAACCCTGTTGCTCAGGAAGATGAACACCATTTTGCTGGCAGGGTCGGCCCATACGCAGGTACCGGTGAATCCGGTATGGCCAAAGGTAGCACCGGAGGTAAGTTTGGAAGGATAACTTTCCCGGCGGGTATTGTTGTCTTTCTCCGGTTTATCGAAGCCCAGCCCGCGACGGCTGATACTGCTGTTGTAGGCAGTAAATAACCGTACTGTTTCCGGTTTGATATACTGTACTCCGTTAAAGGAGCCATTGTTCAGCAACATCTGCATAATCACGCCGAGGTCATGCGCGTTTGAAAACAGGCCGGCATGGCCAGCTACACCACCCAGCATGGCTGCGCCCGGGTCATGTACATCGCCGCGGAGCAGCTGCATCCGGAAAGAACGCTCGTGTTCTGTAGGCACCAAACGGGACAGCGGAAATCTTTCTCTTGGCAAAAATCCGGTGGAAGACAGTCCCAATGGTTTATAGAACGTTTCCATTACGTACTGGTTTAATTTTTTCCCACTCACAGCTTCCACAATCTTACCCAGGAAAAGGAAGTCCAGATCACTGTAAACATAACCCGGATGCGGGTTTACTTTGCTGTCCAGTATCTTTTTCCAGATGGTGTCCACATAGTTGTGGTCCAGATACATATTGTCTGCCACCCTTACGGAATGTAATTCGTCGGCGGTGGAATGATACAACATCGTGTCCGGACGGCCGTCAGCATATAACGTTTCTTTATAGAACGGAATAAACGGTACCAGTCCGGCCTGGTGCAACAGCACATCACGGACTTTTAATTTGGCTTTATCGGTGCCTTTTACAAAGGGCAGGTAATCACCCAATGTGCCTTCCAGGCTTACTTTTCCTTCATCATACAAGCGCATGATGGAGATAGTGGTAGCACATACCTTGGTCACAGAAGCCAGATCATAAACAGATCCCGGCGCTACTGGTTCCTGGCGATTATATTCATAATTACCGAAGGTACGGTTGTAGATGATTTTACCATCTTTCATGGCCAGCACTTCGCAGCCCGGGGCCGCGTTGCGGGCGATCATGTCATTGGCGAGGGCATCAATGCCAGCCAGGTGAGCTTCGTTGATACCTACTGCAGCGGGTGCGTCGGTAGGCAATTGGGTAAACTTGTTTACTTCATAAGTGATACCAGTTCCTTCCGGCATACCGCATACCGTCACCGGCAGTTTGCCTTGAGGGCCCAGTTTGCCAAACAGCAGATCGGCAGCCACTTTCTGGGTGATGCTGTCATCTTCATAGGCAGCTACGATAGCAGGCGCGTCGCACCAATGCTGAATAGCATACGGGTTACCGAATATAACGGTAGCAGAAGGCATCTCCTGTTGTAAATGTTTTACAATCAGGCGTTGTGCGAGAGACAGTCCGAAGTTGTTGGCCGGACGGCGACTGAAGCCATGCACACTGATAATCACTGCTTTATAATCGCGCTGAATCCGGGATACGATAGGCGCAATCTGTTCCACACTTTGACGGGAGGTAAAGATAAATGCGTCTGTACCTGGTTTGTAAGCTTTTACGGCATCCAGGAAGGCATTGTGGCCATCGGCACCGACTGCGATCACAGCCAGCTTTTGCTGGGTCATAGCCGGAGAGAACGGAATAAGCTGCTTATCATTCCTAACCAGCGTGATGGCTTTTTCCGCGATGCGGCGGGTAAGTGTGTCGGTCATGGCATTGAGATCGTTTGTCAGATTGTTGACATCGATCTGTTGCGGTTTCCAGAGACCGAGATCGTACTTGGCACGTAGTACTTTTTTCACACGGTCATCTACTTCCTGCTGGCTGATCTGGCCTCTTCTGATACCTTTCATAATGGCCGACACGCTGCCGGCAGCGGTAGAAGGCAGTATCATCAGGTCGT belongs to Chitinophaga sp. HK235 and includes:
- a CDS encoding patatin-like phospholipase family protein; its protein translation is MKVKLLLIKTYYSFPVQLLLLHFRKYQVLLIFWVILFGTINGGFAKVFGGDALFLAPEYLGKVNFYSTAILGLATGMFIMSWQITTFILHTGRFKFLATTSQPFFRYCLNNSLIPLAFSICLLYRGWEYQRYEQLSTIPEILLLGEGFICGALFIVFFCFFYFFNADKNIGRRLEKRFGNPRNFLRVILKPTQEPDENALPVHNYFSTPWRIRRARNVDHYNKHYLDSILKQHHFAAMITVGCALIFLVILAYMMDYEVFRIPAGASVLIFFAFLIGVAGAYSYLLQTWSIPVVLVLMLGLNWMVEHNWIDNRNKAYGLDYQQKKARPDYSLEALQHFFTRERYEADRLKTLEILHRWRGRFPVDKKPRLIVMNFSGGGSRSATWSLHVLQRLDSLLGGDLMKHTVLMTGASGGMLGASYFRELYLEQLMGKPVRLTDSIYIDRVSRDLLNPVFSTMAVNDFITPWRTFQLDGHRYAKDRGYAFEMQLNQNTDYILNKTLKDYREPEHKALIPMLIWNATINADGRRLMISPQSVSYLCSPQYLYPTRQIRDIDGVDFGQYFAGQDAMDLRVTSAIRMCATFPYVLPNTFLPSNPIVDVMDAGIRDNFGQQTTLRFLYTFSKWINENTSGVVYIQVRDTRKNDITPIKKTKDLGDLLFEPLFTMQQHWSAMQDFDQDDLINYMEGYFPNKFHRVIFQYVPQKQDKAAALSWHLTSREKLDIAHALDNPANQSALDFVVKQMAE
- a CDS encoding COX15/CtaA family protein, whose protein sequence is METANIKNNRAVAIWLYIGVGMLVIQVLLGGLTRLTGSGLSITEWQPLLGAFPPMNEAAWEKAFDGYKQIAQYKYINNHFTLSDFKFIYFWEWLHRDWARLIGFVFIIPFIYFIIKKKIDRSMINPLIVLFVLGGLQGAIGWIMVKSGLNDENLYVSHIRLAIHFMSALVLLCYLFWFALKISIPSAEVLKVPSLKRLNIWLLVLVTVQLIYGAFMAGLHAALVANTWPDINGAWVPAGMFAQGGFFTDIVHNTITIQFIHRGLAYLITILIAIWWWKSAQIPGNSLLHGIRYLPLLLVLLQVLLGVLTLLNSQVKIPITYGILHQCVGMLLLLSLVWTLYLSRARQ
- a CDS encoding glycoside hydrolase family 3 N-terminal domain-containing protein, which encodes MNRKKHKRVNTTSTQPQDKASQWVDSVFQSLTPEERIAQLIVIRAHSNLGQDHIDAVVKDIKDNKVGGLIFFQGGPVREANLTNYYQSISKVPLLISVDGEWGLGMRLDSVISLPRNMMIGATRDTALAYEAGRVMGEQCKRIGIHLDFAPDMDINNNPNNPVINDRSFGENKYQVARLGVASVRGMQSTGVMACAKHFPGHGDTNVDSHFDLPSINKSRQALDSLELYPFREAIAAGVGSIMVGHLFIPAIDNKPNTPTSISYKAVTKLLKNDLGYKGLVVTDALEMKGIAKFYSKGQESLQSLLAGNDLMILPSTAAGSVSAIMKGIRRGQISQQEVDDRVKKVLRAKYDLGLWKPQQIDVNNLTNDLNAMTDTLTRRIAEKAITLVRNDKQLIPFSPAMTQQKLAVIAVGADGHNAFLDAVKAYKPGTDAFIFTSRQSVEQIAPIVSRIQRDYKAVIISVHGFSRRPANNFGLSLAQRLIVKHLQQEMPSATVIFGNPYAIQHWCDAPAIVAAYEDDSITQKVAADLLFGKLGPQGKLPVTVCGMPEGTGITYEVNKFTQLPTDAPAAVGINEAHLAGIDALANDMIARNAAPGCEVLAMKDGKIIYNRTFGNYEYNRQEPVAPGSVYDLASVTKVCATTISIMRLYDEGKVSLEGTLGDYLPFVKGTDKAKLKVRDVLLHQAGLVPFIPFYKETLYADGRPDTMLYHSTADELHSVRVADNMYLDHNYVDTIWKKILDSKVNPHPGYVYSDLDFLFLGKIVEAVSGKKLNQYVMETFYKPLGLSSTGFLPRERFPLSRLVPTEHERSFRMQLLRGDVHDPGAAMLGGVAGHAGLFSNAHDLGVIMQMLLNNGSFNGVQYIKPETVRLFTAYNSSISRRGLGFDKPEKDNNTRRESYPSKLTSGATFGHTGFTGTCVWADPASKMVFIFLSNRVYPDGGSNTKLSTLNTRGKMMDVVYEAMQL